In Streptomyces sp. NBC_00344, the genomic window CGGGCCACCGGATCAGGTGGATGGCTTCGTCGGCCAGGGCCGGTGAGACGTCCTGCTGGTAGCAGGCGGCGTGCCTGGCCATCAGCTCGCGCGACCTGGTCCAGATCTGTTCCAGCACCTCACGGGGCTGCAGCCCGGAGGCGGACCGGGTGGCGACGCCGGTGGCGATCCGGCGCTTCAGCCCGGCGACCCTGACCATGAAGAACTCGTCCAGGTTGCTCGCGAAGATGGCGAGGAAGTTAGCCCGTTCGAGTAGTGGGGTGGTGGGGTCCTCGGCGAGCTCGAGAACCCGCTCGTTGAACGCGAGCCAGCTCCGCTCCCGGTCGAGGAATCGGCCCGACGGCAGCTCGGCGCCGTCATGCTCCTCGTCGTAGACGTCGGCGTCGGCGTCGATGCCGGAGTCCAGGTCGGGAACCGCGGCCGCCACGGTGCGCGGGCGGTGCGCGGCGATGGAACCGACGGATGGCTGGAGGTGCTGGAGCGGGACCTCTGCACTCGGCTGCTGGCTCATATGCCCATTGTTCCGCGCATGGGGGCCGGAGGGCGCGGCGGCGGGTTGCATTCCGTGAGGGTCGCAAGCGTGTCTGAATGACGGGTAACGGGGACATGACGTCCTGGAAGCGGGTGGGGACCGCGGCGCACCGCACCGGCGGGCGTGCCGGTGCGGTGCGCCGCAGGCCCTTCGCGTCCAGGTTGTGCCGCTTGCGGCCGGGTCAGCCGAGCCGGCGGCGCAGCACCCTGAAGGTGACGGCGACCGTGACGGCGGCGAGGGCCAGGACGATGCCGGTCTCCAGCAGCTGGAGAGGCCAGTAGTGGGAGAGCGGCTGGTACTCGTAGACGTAGTGTCCGCTGCGGTCCGGGGTGCAGGTCTGCCGCACACAGTGCAGCGGCGCATCATGCAGCCGGGCGCCGGAGGGGCTGAGCCAGTACGCCCTGATGTTGTAGCCCTCGGGAAGACCATTGAAGACCTTCGACGTGCTGGTCCGGGACGGCCAGAGGAGATAGTGCCAGTGCCCGATCACCCAGGCGGCAGCTGCCGTGACCGCGGTGCCTGCGACGAGGGCGGGCACCGCCCGGCCGAGTACCATCCCGGCGAGAGCGCCGATGGCCAGACCGAGCAGCGGGTATCCGACGGCGAGCGGTCCCGCGTTGTTGTAGACACTGCCGTCGTACGGGCTCCAGTTCCCGATGCCGAAACGCTGGGACATGGCGAAGCGGTACAGGGCCGCCAGCAGGCCCGTACCCGCGGTGATGAGGACGGCGGGTACGGCGAGCTTGGCGGTGAGCCAGCGCACCGGGGTGACCGACTGGGTCCAGGCCAGCACGCTGGTGCGGTTCTCCAGTTCGCGTCCGATCAGCGCGGCGCCCGCGAATGCGGGGACGGCGTAGATCGCGGCCCGGATCAGGGCGTTCACGGCCGTGAGCGTGTACTTGTAGCGCCACACCGCCGGGTGGCCGGTGCAGGGATGGCCGGCGCAGCGGGCGATCTCATGGGTCGCCGCCGTGGTGGCGGGGCCCACCAGCCAGAGGAGCAGAAGCGCGGTGACGGCGACGTAGCAGGCCCAGGCCCACAGGGCGGGCCGGTGCACCCGCAGGACGGTCCAGACCAGTCCGGTGGAACGCAGCGGGCTGCGGCGCGAAACGGCCGCGGGTATCACGGGGGCGGGGGCGGTCATGCGGAAGCCTTCTTTCGGAGCACCTGGAAGGCGACCGCTGCCACGACGGCGGCGAGGGCCAGGAGGATGCAGGTCTCGACGAGCTGGAGGGGCCAGAAATGGGAGGCGGGCTGATAGGTGTTGTAGAAGCCGGTGATGTGGTGGGCGGCCCAGCACTTCTGGTCGTTGACACAGATCGGGTCGGACACGTGGGCGCCGCTCGATGTGACCGCGCCCTCCGCGAGGGGCCATCCGTTGCCGGTTCCGAGGTAGCCGTGCTCGAGGGAACCGATGACGGTCCTGGCCGGCCACAGGTGCTCGCGCGCCGTTGCGAGCACCTGTCTCACGGCACCGACGGTGATGACGCAGGTCACCATGGCCGGCAGGGTGCGGCGCACCAGGAGACCCAGGAGGGCGCCGATCGTGACGGCCGTCAGTACGGACGCGACGCCGACCGGGCCGATCGAGCCGTACAGATCGAACCAGTGCAGGCCGTTCTCCCAGTTCCCGCGCGGTCGGCCGGTCCAGGCCCAGCGGCAGACACCCACCAGCACGCCCGTCGCAGCAAGGCCCGCGGCGGTGGGCAGGGCGAGCTTCACCGCGAACCAGCGGACCGGGGAGACGGACTGCGTCCAGAGCAGTTGGTACGTTCCGGACTCCTGTTCCGCCGCGATCAGCGGTCCCGCGACGAAGGCACCGACGACGACCGGGGCCAGGTTGATCACGTTGCTGCCGGCGCCCAGGAAGTTGCTGTAGGTGAACCATTCCAGCAGGCCTGGCTGGGCCGAGACCGGCGCCCAGAGCCGCGTCGCGACCAGCAGCGCCGTCCAGACCACGAGCAGCGCCGCCGTCCACCAGAACGCCGAGCGGTGCCGGCGGACCACGATCCATGCGAGCCCGCGCAGCTGCGACCTGCCGGTGCCCGGGGACGCCGTGCCCGGAGCGCTTGCTACGGACGTGCTCATGCCGTCACCGCGGTCCGCTGCTCGGCGCTCGGGGTGAGCAGCGCGGGGGCGTCGGGGGACCGCAGATGGGCGAGCAACAGCTCTTCGAGGGTGGGTTCCACGGCCTGCCAGTCGCCCACGACCGGGCCGTCCCGCCGGACCAGGGCGGTCATCTGGCGGCCCGTGGTCCGGGACTCCACGACCGTGTGCTGACCGAGGTCGGCCACCGGCCCCGTCAGCAGGGAGTGCACGGACAGCAGCTCGTCCGTCTCGCCGCCGAGCCGCACCCGGCCGCCGTCGACGAGCAGCAAGTAGTCGCAGGCGCCGTCGAGTTCGGCCAGGACGTGCGAGGACATCACGATCGTGGTCCCGTGCTGGGCGGCATCGGACATCAGCATGCCCATCAGGTCGTGCCTGGCCAGCGGGTCCAGGTCGGCCATCGGTTCGTCGAGCAGCATCAGCTCGGGCCGCTTGGCCAGTGCGAGTGCGAGGGCGACGCGGGTGCGCTGACCGCCGGAGAGCGAGCGGACGCGGTCGCCCGACGCCAGTTTTCCATCCGCGACGATCTTCTCCGCGATCGCCGCGTCCCAGCGGGCCCGGTTCAGCTCGTATCCCATGCGGAGGGTCTCGGCGACCGTCAGCTGGCCGATCAGCGGCTTGTCCTGGGCGACGTACGCGATCCGCTCACGGGCCGCTGCCGGCCGGGTGCCGAGCACGCGCACCGCGCCCTCGGTCGGCCGGAGCAGTCCGGCGGCGTGGGCCAGCAGGGTCGACTTGCCGGCGCCGTTGGGCCCGCCCAGGGCGCAGATGCGCCCGGTGGGAAGCCGGAACGAGCAGTCCCGCAGCGCCCAGCCGCCCCGCCTGCCGTACGTCTTGCCGAGGCCGGCGGCTTCGATGGCGGTGTCGGTCATATGATCGCGTCCCCCTGGGAGCTCTGGTTCGTGAAGCAGTCGTCGAGTACGGATGCGCAGAGCGCCGCCGCGTCGTCCTTGTCCAGCCCGGCCGCCCGGGCGCGGCCCGCCCACTCGGCGAGTTCGGCCCGCAGTGCCGAGTCGGCGGGCGGGGTCCGGCCGAGTGTCTTCCTGACGAAGGTGCCCATTCCGCGCCGGGCCTCGACCAGGCCCTCGCGTTCCAGCTCGCGGTAGGCCTTCAGGACGGTGTTGGGGTTGATCGCGGTGGCCTCGACGACCGCGCGCGCGGTGGGCAACTGGTCGCCGGGCTCCAGCAGGCCCAGGCGCAGGGCCTGTTTGGTCTGCTGGACGATCTGGAGGTACGTCGAGACGCCGCTGCGGCGGTCGATGCGGAACTCGATCACTCGCCTACCCCCTTTAACTAATTGAGTAGTGGAAGAGTGATGCAAAGAAGGGGCGGTGTCAATTCCTGGATCGACACCGCCCCGGGAGGGCCCTTCAGGACTCCGTGCGGTACATCAGGTCCACCTCATGCGTGGTGAACCCCATCCGCTCGTACACCGTGACGGCCGCGGTGTTGTCCTCGTCGACGTACAGCATCGCGGTCGGCA contains:
- a CDS encoding ABC transporter permease, which produces MTAPAPVIPAAVSRRSPLRSTGLVWTVLRVHRPALWAWACYVAVTALLLLWLVGPATTAATHEIARCAGHPCTGHPAVWRYKYTLTAVNALIRAAIYAVPAFAGAALIGRELENRTSVLAWTQSVTPVRWLTAKLAVPAVLITAGTGLLAALYRFAMSQRFGIGNWSPYDGSVYNNAGPLAVGYPLLGLAIGALAGMVLGRAVPALVAGTAVTAAAAWVIGHWHYLLWPSRTSTSKVFNGLPEGYNIRAYWLSPSGARLHDAPLHCVRQTCTPDRSGHYVYEYQPLSHYWPLQLLETGIVLALAAVTVAVTFRVLRRRLG
- a CDS encoding ABC transporter permease — encoded protein: MSTSVASAPGTASPGTGRSQLRGLAWIVVRRHRSAFWWTAALLVVWTALLVATRLWAPVSAQPGLLEWFTYSNFLGAGSNVINLAPVVVGAFVAGPLIAAEQESGTYQLLWTQSVSPVRWFAVKLALPTAAGLAATGVLVGVCRWAWTGRPRGNWENGLHWFDLYGSIGPVGVASVLTAVTIGALLGLLVRRTLPAMVTCVITVGAVRQVLATAREHLWPARTVIGSLEHGYLGTGNGWPLAEGAVTSSGAHVSDPICVNDQKCWAAHHITGFYNTYQPASHFWPLQLVETCILLALAAVVAAVAFQVLRKKASA
- a CDS encoding GntR family transcriptional regulator; its protein translation is MIEFRIDRRSGVSTYLQIVQQTKQALRLGLLEPGDQLPTARAVVEATAINPNTVLKAYRELEREGLVEARRGMGTFVRKTLGRTPPADSALRAELAEWAGRARAAGLDKDDAAALCASVLDDCFTNQSSQGDAII